In the genome of Streptomyces aquilus, the window GGCGAAGGCCGACGGCAAGTCCCGCTGGACGCTGTTCGACCCGGAGCGCAACGCCCACCGCATGACCCGCCAGGCCCTCGCCTCCACCCTCCGGCCGGCCATCGAGCGCGGCGAGTTCACGCTGGAGTACCAGCCGCTGGTCGGCATGGAGGACGGGCGGCTGCGGGGTGTGGAGGCGCTGGTGCGCTGGAACCACCCGCAGTTCGGGATGCTGACGCCGAATCGGTTCATCGCACTGGCCGAGGAGGACGGCTCGATCGTGCCGCTGGGGCGCTGGGTGCTGGCGACCGCCTGCCGCCAGGCCCGGCGGTGGCAGCTCGACCACCCGGGCGAGCCGCCGATCTTCGTCAGTGTGAATGTCGCGGTCCGCCAGGTGTGGGACTCCGACCTGGTCGCCGACGTGGCGGAGATCCTCGCGGAGACGGAACTGGCGCCGGGGTTGCTGCAACTGGAGCTCACGGAGTCCGCGGTGATGGGCTCGGCGGGCCGCCCGCTCCAGGCGCTCCAGGCGCTCAGCGACATGGGCGTCCACATCGCCATCGACGACTTCGGCACCGGCTACTCCAACCTCGCCTACCTCAGCCGGCTGCCGGTCGCGGTCCTGAAGCTGGACGGGTCCTTCGTCCGGGGCTTCCAGTACGAGGGGACCGGCGCCCCGCCCAACCCGGCCGACGAGGTCGTCGTCGAGGCGATGATCCAGCTCGCCCACCGGCTGGGGCTGACGGTCACCGCGGAGTGCGTGGAGACGTCCGCGCAGGCTTCCCGCCTGCGGCGGATCGGGTGCGACACCGGCCAGGGGTGGCTGTACTCACGGCCGGTGTCGCCGGATCGTATCTCCGAGCTGATGGCGGGTCAGGCCGCGGGCAGGCCGTAGGCGTCGGCGATCAGTTCGTACGAGCGCAGCCGCAGCGCTCCGCTGTGTGCGTGGGACGTGATCATCAACTCGTCGGCGCCGGTGCGCTTCTGGAGGTCGTCGAGGCCCGCGCGGACCTCGTCGGCGGTGCCGTGGACGACGTTGGCGTTCCAGGACGTGGCGAAGTCGCGTTCCACGGGGCTGAAGTCGTAGGCCTCCGCCTCCTCGGGGGTGGGGACGAGGCCGGGGCGGCCGGTGCGCAGCCGGATCATGTTGAGGCTCGCGGCGAGCACCTGGCGGCGGGCCTCCTTCTCGTCGTCGGTGGCGAGGGCGGAGACGCCGATGAGGGCGTAGGGCTCGGCGAGGATCTCGCTCGGGCGGAAGGCCTCGCGGTAGAGGTCCAGGGCCGGGATGGTGTTCTGGGCCGAGAAGTGGTGGGCGAAGGCGAAGGGCAGGCCGAGCTCGGCGGCGAGGCGGGCGCTGAAGCCGGAGGAGCCGAGCAGCCAGATCGGCGGGCGGTGCGGGGACTGGACGCCGCCGGGGGACGTCGCCTGGATCGGGCCGGGGACCGCGTGGATACGGCGGTAGGGGTGGCCGTCGGGGAAGTCGTCGTCGAGGAAGCGGGTCAGCTCGGCGAGCTGCTCGGGGAAGTCGTCGGCACCCTCGTGGAGGGTCTGGGTGCGGCGCAGGGCGGCGGCGGTGGCACCGTCGGTGCCGGGCGCGCGGCCGAGGCCGAGGTCGACCCGCCCCGGGGCCAGCGCCTCCAGCGTGCCGAACTGCTCCGCGATGACCAGCGGGGCGTGGTTGGGCAGCATGACGCCGCCCGAGCCGAGGCGGATGCGCTCGGTGTGGGCGGCGAGGTGGGCCAGGATCACGGCGGGGGACGACGAGGCCACGCCGGGCATGGAGTGGTGCTCGGCGACCCAGTACCGGTGGAACCCGCGCGACTCCGTCAGCTTGGCGAGCTCGACGCTGGTACGCAGCGCCTCGGTGGCGGTGTACCCGGCGCCCACCGTGACCAGGTCCAGTACGGAGAGGGGGACGGGGGCGGTGCCCTGTGCGATGCCTCGGGTCTCGTCTGCCGCCACGGGGGTGCCTCCTGTTGTGGGCCGTGCGCTGTCCGTCCGGCACTAACAGGAGGCGCTCTCCGGTTATTCCCTGCGCCAGATCATGCGGAAGACGCCTTGTCCCACACCTTGACGGTCAGGTTCGTGATCTCGCTGTCGGGATCGAGCGAGTCCACCCTGACGAGCGCCACGCGCCCGCCGTCGGTGAAGAGGCAGACGCTCCGCCCTTCGCCCACCGAGAGCGACGACTGGGGTTTCGTGGTCGCGAGCAGCTTGCACTCGCTGAAACCGGGTTCCTCCCCCTCGGGAACAAGCGCGTAGTTGTTGTAGATGAGATTCACTTTCTGCCCGTCAAAACCCCAGGGATCGATGTCGTCGTCGCCCACCGCGGGTGGCACAAGATCGAGATCGAATCCCTGGTTCTGCGAAAGCAGCGGGCCCGACCACTGCACTTCCGGCTCCGATTCGGACTGCGGTGACGGCCGATCACCGGAGCCACCCCCGGGATTTCCCTGCGGCGTCGCGGTGGTCGTGACGCTCACCGTCGCGGTGACGGTTTCACGGACCGCCACGGGCGAGGTGACACCTGCCGCGGGGAGCCCGATGAAGCCGACCGCGAAGGTGAGCGCACCCACCCCGGCACTGATCAGCGCCGCGATCGCCTGCCATTTGTGGGCCGCCCCCGCATCGCCCTGCCGCCTCGGTGGTGCCGGTGGCCGCGCAGGTGGCGGCGGCGTGAATGACGACATGTACATCCCCCGTTACTTTCCCTGCTGCATCCCCCGACGCATCCCCCGATGCCGATGCAGAGCGCAATTATGGCGCGCCCCCGGCATTCTGGACGGCGGAATTCACGTATCCACCGAAGGAAATACCGAGGGCGTCGGCCTCACATTTCTCACACCTGCACAATCGGCTCCTTCGTGAACAGTGCTCCCAGCCTCGGGGCGTTCACGCGGCGGTCTGCCAGGCGGAGGCCTTCCCAGACCGTGACCTGGTTGGCGGTGAGGACCGGCTTGCCCAGTTCCTTCTCCAGGGCGGGGAGGTGGGCGACCGTGTGCAGGGCCGTGTCGGGGAGGAGGAGGGCGTCCGCGTCCGGGGTGTCGGCCTGCCGCGCCAGGGCGAAGACCTCCGCCTCGCCCCAGGTGCCGACCTCGGCCGCCGTGATGATCCCGGCCCCCTTGACCCCGGTCACCTCCAGGCCGCCGGCCCGCAGGAAGTCCGCGAACATCGCGGCCACGTCGTCCGGGTACGTCGCCCCGACCGCGACCCGGCCCGCCTTGATCTCCTGGGCCGCGTGCACGAAGGCGAAGGACGTCGAGGAGGCCGGCAGGCCTGCCGCCCGGGCCAGGGTGCGGACCTGGTCCTGGGCGCCCTCCCAGCCGTGGACGAAGCTGCCGCTGGTGCAGGCCCACACCACGGACTCGGCGCCGCCCATGCGCAGTTCCTCGACGCCGGCCGCGAGGCGTTCGGGCGAGCCCATCTCCAGCAGGGCGTCCTCACGGTGGGCGTCCTCGCCGATGTCGGTGTGCACCACGTCGACCCGGATGTCGCTGCCCAGGAGCTGCTCGATGCGTGGATAGTCGTCCTCGGCGGAGTGGCCCGGGTAGAGGAGTCCGAGTGCGGTCATGTCCAGCCTTCCTGCTGCTGTTCTTCGTCGGGCAGTACCGGTCGCAGGGGGCCCGGACGCGCCGCCGGATCGATCAGCGCCTGATAGGGCCCCATGGCCCGGGTACCCAGCCGGCGCAGCGCCGCCCACATCGTCACCTGGTTGGCCGAGATCACCGGCAGCCGCAGTTCGGCCTCCAGTTGCGGGATGACGTCGTACGTCGGGAGGTTGGTGCAGCTGATGAACAGGGCGTCGGCGTCCCGGCGGACCGCCTTGTGCGCCATGGCGACCACCTCGCGGTACGGCACCTTCCAGATGTGCCTGGTCAGGCCCATGAAGGCGCAGCCGGTGACGGTGACGCCCGCCTCCGCGACGTACTCCTCCAGGGAGCGGGTGACCGAGACGGTGTACGGCGTCACCAGGGCCAGCCGCCGCACGCCCAGCTCGGTCAGGGCTTCGAGGAGGGCCCCGGAGGTGGTGAGGGACGGGACCGCGCCCGCCCTCGTCATCGCCTCGCACATGGCGCGTTCGCCCGCGATGCCGCCGACGAAGCTGCCGGAGGTGCAGGCGTAGGCGACGACCTCGGGGGTGATGGCGTGCAGGGTGCGGACGGCGTCGTGCAGGGTCTCGTGCTCGCTGACGAGACGGGCCAGGTCGAGGCTGACCTCGACGGGCACGTACGGCGTCCGGGTCAGATGGAGCGAGATGTCGTCCGGGACCCAGCGCCACAGCTCGCGGTCCAGGGCGAAGTCGAAGGGTGCCACGACGCCGACCCCGCGCTGGGGGCGCGGTCCGCCGAGAAAAGAGAGGTCCATGGCAGGCACCGGCCTCACGGTGAGAGACGGGGGGACAACGGACCGTGCGCGCGCCCGTGTTGACGAAGGTAGGTTCGGGTGCGAGCGTGGTCAATCCGCGCATGTCAGACGCCCGTGGAGGAACGGCTTCGCATGACCTCCCCCACCCTCCTCGTCCTGGACGCCGATCCCCTCCCCCGCCTCGGCCGCCTCACCGGTCGCGCCCGCGTCCTGCACGCGGACGCGTCGACGCTGGCCGAGCGGCTGCCGTCCGCCGACGTGCTGCTGGTGTGGGACTTCACCTCGCACGCGGTACGGCACGCCTGGCCCGGCGAGGGTCCGCGGCCGCGCTGGGTGCACACGGCGAGTGCGGGGGTGGACCATCTGATGTGCCCCGAACTCGCCGCGTCCGACACGGTGGTGACCAACGCGCGCGGGATCTTCGACCAGCCGATCGCCGAGTACGTCGCGGCCCTCGTCCTGGCGATGGCGAAGGATCTGCCGAGGACCCTGGACCTGCAACGGGAGCGCACCTGGCGGCACCGGGAGTCCCGCCGGGTCTCCGGGACGCGGGCCGTGATCGTCGGCTCCGGGCCCATCGGGCGGACGATCGCCCGCACGCTCAAGGCACTTGAGGTGACGACCGCGCTGGTCGGCCGCACCCCGCGCACCGGCATCCACGGCCCCGACGATCTCGACCGGCTGATCGCCCGCGCCGACTGGATCATCGCGGCGGCCCCGCTGACCGAGCAGACGTACGGCATGTTCGACGCCCGGCGGTTCGGGGTGATGCAGCCCTCGGCCCGGTTCATCAACATCGGGCGGGGCGGCCTGGTCGTCGAGGACGCGCTGGCCGAGGCGCTCAGCCGCCGGTGGATCGCGGGCGCGGCGCTGGACGTCTTCGAGCACGAACCCCTGGGCCCCGACAGCCCGTTGTGGCAGGTGCCCGATCTGATCGTGTCCCCGCACATGAGCGGCGACACGGTGGGCTGGCGGGACGAACTCGGGGCACAGTTCCTGGAGTTGTACGAGCGGTGGGAGACGGGCAAGCCGCTGCTGAACGTGGTCGACAAGAAGCGTGGGTACGTACCCGGACACTGACCTGGGGGTGTGCATGAGGGACCTCACCGCACTCGGCGCCGTGGAGCTCGTCGAGGGGTACCGCAAGGGCGAGTTCAGCCCCGTGGAGGTGACCCGGGCGGCGCTGGAGCGGGCCGAGGAGATCCAGCCGGAGGTCAACGCGTTCGTGCGGCTGACCGCCGAGGAGGCGCTCGCGCGGGCGCGGGAGTCGGCGGACCGCTGGCGGCGCGGTGCGCCCGCCGGGCTGGTGGACGGGGTCCCGGTCACGGTGAAGGACATCCTGCTGATGCGCGGGTCGCCGACCCTGAAGGGGTCGAAGGCGCTGTCGGAGCAGGGTGGTTGGGACGAGGACGCGCCGTCCGTCGCCCGGCTCCGGGAGCAGGGTGCCGTGTTCCTCGGCAAGACCACGACCCCGGAGTTCGGCTGGAAGGGCGTCACGGACTCGCCGCTGTCCGGCGTCACCCGCAACCCGCACGACCCCACCCGCACCGCGGGCGGCTCCAGCGGCGGCGCCGCGGCGGCCGTGGCCCTCGGCGCGGGCCCGCTCGCCCTCGGCACGGACGGAGGCGGCAGCGTCCGTATCCCGGCCGCGTTCTGCGGGATCTTCGCGCTGAAACCGACGTACGGCAGGGTGCCGCTGTACCCGGCGAGCGCGTTCGGCACCCTCGCCCATGTCGGGCCGATGACCCGCGACGCGGCGGACGCGGCGCTGATGCTGGACGTCATCGGGGCACCGGACGCCCGGGACTGGTCGGCGCAGGGGCCAAGTGCCGTGTCCTACCGGGACGTTCTCCACGGGGGCGTCCGTGGTCTGCGCATCGCCTACTCCCCCTCCTTCGGCGGGCAGGTCCGGGTGCAGCCGGGCGTCGCGGCGGCGGTCCGGCGCGGTGTCGAGGAGTTGGCGCGGCTCGGTGCCTATGTCGAGGAGGCCGACCCCGACTTCGCCGACCCGGTGGACGCCTTCCACACCCTGTGGTTCAGCGGGGCGGCCCGGGTGACCCAGCAGTTCGGGCCGCGCGAGCGGGAGTTGCTCGATCCCGGGCTGCGGGAGATCTGCGGGCTCGGGGCGCGGTACAGCGCGCTGGACTATCTCGCCGCCGTCGATGTCCGCATGGACCTCGGCCGCCGGATGGGCCGCTTCCACGAGTCGTACGACCTGCTGGTGACGCCCACCCTGCCGGTCACGGCGTTCGAGGCGGGCGCCGAGGTGCCGAAGGGCTCGGCGTATCGGCGGTGGACGGGGTGGACGCCGTTCACCTACCCGTTCAACCTGACCCAGCAGCCGGCCGCGTCCGTCCCGGTGGGGGTGGACGGCGACGGGCTGCCGGTGGGACTCCAGATCGTGGCCGCCCGGCACCGGGACGATCTGGTGCTGCGGGCGGCGCACGCCCTGGACGGGTTCACGCCCGCCGGAAACTGAGGGTCTCCCCCAGCGCTCCCGACCGCCACAGGTCGTTGCAGCCCTCGGCCAGCGTCTCCAGCCCGTCCACCACCTGCCCCCACACGATGCCGGGCACCCAGCCCACATCGCCGTTGAGCAGCAGGTTGTTGCGTTCGTAGAACAGGGCCAGGTCGACGACCGTGGTCCCGGCGCGGACCTCGCGGTCGTAGCCGTAGGACTTGGTGCCCAGCTCGGTGCCGGCGAAGGAGAAGTAGCAGAGGTCGCCGGGAATGGGGGTGACGGTGGGGTTCTCCAGGGGAGGTTCCGTGGAGGCGAAGGGTGGGAAGAGGGCGTAGATCTCGTTGCGGGCGTACTTCGCGTGGTAGACGTCACCGGCGAGCGGGAGCGCTTCCCAGACAGCCGCGCAGGTCAGAGGCGCGCGGTCGTCCAGCAGCTTTGCCGTGACGCTGATTCCCCGCTTGACCAGCGAGACTTCTATGTAACGGTCAGCCATGCACTCCATGGTGCATACATCGCATGCGGTCGGGTAGCCGCGCCGCCATGGCTCCACCAACAGGGAACGAGAAACACACACCCGGAACCACCCGCCGATCGCTGCTCGCGGGGGTGGCGGCGCTCGGTGCGCTGGGGGCCGCCGGCTGCACGCGGGTGGCCACGGCCTCGACGACGGCCGGCGGTGATCTGCTGGATCGGATGCGGGCGGCGGGGGTGGTACGGCTCGGTATCGCCGGTGAGATCCCGTTCGGCTACATCGACAAGAACGGCGAGCTGACCGGCGAGGCGCCCGAGCTGGCCAAGGCGATCTTCAAACGGCTGGGGGTGGACCGGGTCCAGCCGGTGCCGACCGAGTTCGGCTCGCTCATCCCGGGTCTCAACTCCCAGCAGTTCGACGTCGTCGCCGCCGGGATGTACGTCAACCCCGAGCGCTGTGAGCAGGTCATCTTCGCCGACCCGGACTACCAGATGCTCGACTCGTTCATCGTCCGCAAGGGCAACCCCAAGGGGCTGCACACCTACCAGGACGTCGTCGAGAAGAAGGCCAAGTTCGCCACCGGGACCGGGTACGCGGAGATCCAGTACGCCGTGGACGCGGGGTACAAGGAGAGCGACATCCTGATCGTGCCGGACCAGGTCGCCGGGCTGAACGCCGTGGAGGCGGGCCGGGCCGACGTGTTCGCCGGTACGGCGCTCACCACCCGTGAGGTGGTGAAGAAGTCGGCCAAGGCCGAGGCCACCAAGGCCTTCGCGCCGCTCGTGGACGGCAAACCGCATGTGGACGGCGGCGCGTTCGCCTTCCGGCCCACCGAGACCAGGCTGCGGGACGCGTTCAACGTCGAGTTGCGCAAGCTCAAGAAGAGCGGGGAGCTGTTCCGCATCCTCAAGCCCTTCGGGTTCACGGAAGCCGAGATGACGGACCTCACGGCGAAGGAGCTCTGCGGCGGATGACTTCAGGACTCTGGGAGCTGGTCCTCAAGGGCGTGTGGGTCACCCTCCAACTGCTCTTCCTGAGCGCGCTGCTGGCGGGTGCCGTCTCCTTCGTGGTCGGCATCGCGCGCACCCACCGGCTGTGGATCGTGCGCTTCCTCGCGGGCTTCTACACCGAGGTGTTCCGCGGGACCTCGGCCCTCGTCATGATCTTCTGGGTGTTCTTCGTGCTGCCGCCCGCGTTCGGCTGGCAGCTGGTCCCGCTGTGGGCGGGCACGCTGGCGCTCGGGCTGACGTACGGCGCCTACGGCTCGGAGATCGTGCGCGGGGCCCTCACCGCGGTCGATCCGGCGCAGCAGGAGGGCGGGATCGCGCTCAGCTTCACGCCCTGGCAGCGGCTGAGGCTGATCCTGCTGCCGCAGGCGGTGCCGGAGATGATCCCGCCGTTCTCCAACCTGCTGATCGAGCTGCTCAAGGGCACCGCCCTGGTGTCGATCATGGGCATGGGTGACCTGGCGTTCAGCGGCAACCTGGTACGGCTGGCGCTCCAGGAGAGCGCCGAGATCTACACGTATCTGCTGGTCATCTACTTCGTGATCGCCTTCGCCCTCACCCGGGTGATGCGCGGTCTGGAGAAGAGGCTGAAGGCGGGCGTCGGCAAGGCTCCGTCGCGTGGGTCGTCCCCGCAGCAGGAGCTCAAGCGCGCCGAGACGACCGGCGTCGGCGCCTCGTCCTCGGGAGGTGTTCTCGGATGAAGTGGGACTGGGGAGCGGTCGGCGACTTCATGCCGCAGTTCTGGGACGGTCTGCTGGTCACCCTTCAGGCGCTGGCCCTCGGCTCGGTGATCTCCTTCGTGCTCGGCCTGGTGTGGGCGCTGCTGATGCGGGCGCCGACCCGGTGGGTGACCTGGCCGGTGGGCGCGGTCACCGAGTTCGTGCGGAACACGCCGCTGCTGGTGCAGCTGTTCTTCCTCTTCTACGTGCTGCCCGAGTGGGGCTTCACGTTCTCCGCGCTGACCACCGGCGTCTTCGCGATCGGCCTGCACTACTCGACGTACACCATGCAGGTCTACCGGGCCGGCATCGAGGCGGTGCCCGCCGGTCAGTGGGAGGCCGCGACGGCGCTGAACCTGCCGGTCGCCCGGACCTGGCGGGTGGTGATCCTGCCGCAGGCGATCCGCCGGGTGGTCCCCGCGCTCGGCAACTACGTGATCGCGATGCTCAAGGACACGCCGCTGCTGATGGCGATCACCGTCCTCGACATGCTCGGGCAGGCGCGGCTCTTCTCCCAGGAGCACTTCCAGTTCACCGAGCCCCTGACCGTGATCGGCGTGGCCTTCATCCTCATCTCCTATCTGGCCTCCCTCCTCATGCGAGCCCTGGAGCGACGTCTTGTCCACTGACATACAGCCCGAGAACAGCCCCCTCGACCAGCGCGGTACCGGCGAGCTGATCCGGCTCGACCAGGTCACCAAGCGGTTCGGCGACAACACCGTCCTCGACCACCTCGACTTCTCCGTCGAGGCCGGCAAGCACGTCACGCTCATCGGGCCGTCCGGATCGGGCAAGACCACGATCCTGCGGCTGCTGATGACCCTGACCAAGCCGGACGAGGGCACCATCACCGTCGACGGACAGCGCCTCTTCCCGGCCTCCGACAAGGAGGTCCGCGAGGTCCGCAAGAAGATCGGCATGGTCTTCCAGCAGTTCAACCTGTTCCCGAACATGCCGGTGCTGAGAAACATCACCGAGGCCCCGGTCACGGTGCTCGGCCTGCCCAAGGACGAGGCGGAGGAGCGCGCCCGCGAGCTGCTCGACCTG includes:
- a CDS encoding LLM class flavin-dependent oxidoreductase → MAADETRGIAQGTAPVPLSVLDLVTVGAGYTATEALRTSVELAKLTESRGFHRYWVAEHHSMPGVASSSPAVILAHLAAHTERIRLGSGGVMLPNHAPLVIAEQFGTLEALAPGRVDLGLGRAPGTDGATAAALRRTQTLHEGADDFPEQLAELTRFLDDDFPDGHPYRRIHAVPGPIQATSPGGVQSPHRPPIWLLGSSGFSARLAAELGLPFAFAHHFSAQNTIPALDLYREAFRPSEILAEPYALIGVSALATDDEKEARRQVLAASLNMIRLRTGRPGLVPTPEEAEAYDFSPVERDFATSWNANVVHGTADEVRAGLDDLQKRTGADELMITSHAHSGALRLRSYELIADAYGLPAA
- a CDS encoding maleate cis-trans isomerase family protein; the protein is MTALGLLYPGHSAEDDYPRIEQLLGSDIRVDVVHTDIGEDAHREDALLEMGSPERLAAGVEELRMGGAESVVWACTSGSFVHGWEGAQDQVRTLARAAGLPASSTSFAFVHAAQEIKAGRVAVGATYPDDVAAMFADFLRAGGLEVTGVKGAGIITAAEVGTWGEAEVFALARQADTPDADALLLPDTALHTVAHLPALEKELGKPVLTANQVTVWEGLRLADRRVNAPRLGALFTKEPIVQV
- a CDS encoding maleate cis-trans isomerase family protein, which codes for MDLSFLGGPRPQRGVGVVAPFDFALDRELWRWVPDDISLHLTRTPYVPVEVSLDLARLVSEHETLHDAVRTLHAITPEVVAYACTSGSFVGGIAGERAMCEAMTRAGAVPSLTTSGALLEALTELGVRRLALVTPYTVSVTRSLEEYVAEAGVTVTGCAFMGLTRHIWKVPYREVVAMAHKAVRRDADALFISCTNLPTYDVIPQLEAELRLPVISANQVTMWAALRRLGTRAMGPYQALIDPAARPGPLRPVLPDEEQQQEGWT
- a CDS encoding D-2-hydroxyacid dehydrogenase, whose translation is MTSPTLLVLDADPLPRLGRLTGRARVLHADASTLAERLPSADVLLVWDFTSHAVRHAWPGEGPRPRWVHTASAGVDHLMCPELAASDTVVTNARGIFDQPIAEYVAALVLAMAKDLPRTLDLQRERTWRHRESRRVSGTRAVIVGSGPIGRTIARTLKALEVTTALVGRTPRTGIHGPDDLDRLIARADWIIAAAPLTEQTYGMFDARRFGVMQPSARFINIGRGGLVVEDALAEALSRRWIAGAALDVFEHEPLGPDSPLWQVPDLIVSPHMSGDTVGWRDELGAQFLELYERWETGKPLLNVVDKKRGYVPGH
- a CDS encoding amidase, with the protein product MRDLTALGAVELVEGYRKGEFSPVEVTRAALERAEEIQPEVNAFVRLTAEEALARARESADRWRRGAPAGLVDGVPVTVKDILLMRGSPTLKGSKALSEQGGWDEDAPSVARLREQGAVFLGKTTTPEFGWKGVTDSPLSGVTRNPHDPTRTAGGSSGGAAAAVALGAGPLALGTDGGGSVRIPAAFCGIFALKPTYGRVPLYPASAFGTLAHVGPMTRDAADAALMLDVIGAPDARDWSAQGPSAVSYRDVLHGGVRGLRIAYSPSFGGQVRVQPGVAAAVRRGVEELARLGAYVEEADPDFADPVDAFHTLWFSGAARVTQQFGPRERELLDPGLREICGLGARYSALDYLAAVDVRMDLGRRMGRFHESYDLLVTPTLPVTAFEAGAEVPKGSAYRRWTGWTPFTYPFNLTQQPAASVPVGVDGDGLPVGLQIVAARHRDDLVLRAAHALDGFTPAGN
- a CDS encoding DUF3830 family protein, encoding MADRYIEVSLVKRGISVTAKLLDDRAPLTCAAVWEALPLAGDVYHAKYARNEIYALFPPFASTEPPLENPTVTPIPGDLCYFSFAGTELGTKSYGYDREVRAGTTVVDLALFYERNNLLLNGDVGWVPGIVWGQVVDGLETLAEGCNDLWRSGALGETLSFRRA
- the ehuB gene encoding ectoine/hydroxyectoine ABC transporter substrate-binding protein EhuB codes for the protein MAPPTGNEKHTPGTTRRSLLAGVAALGALGAAGCTRVATASTTAGGDLLDRMRAAGVVRLGIAGEIPFGYIDKNGELTGEAPELAKAIFKRLGVDRVQPVPTEFGSLIPGLNSQQFDVVAAGMYVNPERCEQVIFADPDYQMLDSFIVRKGNPKGLHTYQDVVEKKAKFATGTGYAEIQYAVDAGYKESDILIVPDQVAGLNAVEAGRADVFAGTALTTREVVKKSAKAEATKAFAPLVDGKPHVDGGAFAFRPTETRLRDAFNVELRKLKKSGELFRILKPFGFTEAEMTDLTAKELCGG
- the ehuC gene encoding ectoine/hydroxyectoine ABC transporter permease subunit EhuC, translated to MTSGLWELVLKGVWVTLQLLFLSALLAGAVSFVVGIARTHRLWIVRFLAGFYTEVFRGTSALVMIFWVFFVLPPAFGWQLVPLWAGTLALGLTYGAYGSEIVRGALTAVDPAQQEGGIALSFTPWQRLRLILLPQAVPEMIPPFSNLLIELLKGTALVSIMGMGDLAFSGNLVRLALQESAEIYTYLLVIYFVIAFALTRVMRGLEKRLKAGVGKAPSRGSSPQQELKRAETTGVGASSSGGVLG
- the ehuD gene encoding ectoine/hydroxyectoine ABC transporter permease subunit EhuD yields the protein MKWDWGAVGDFMPQFWDGLLVTLQALALGSVISFVLGLVWALLMRAPTRWVTWPVGAVTEFVRNTPLLVQLFFLFYVLPEWGFTFSALTTGVFAIGLHYSTYTMQVYRAGIEAVPAGQWEAATALNLPVARTWRVVILPQAIRRVVPALGNYVIAMLKDTPLLMAITVLDMLGQARLFSQEHFQFTEPLTVIGVAFILISYLASLLMRALERRLVH
- the ehuA gene encoding ectoine/hydroxyectoine ABC transporter ATP-binding protein EhuA — encoded protein: MSTDIQPENSPLDQRGTGELIRLDQVTKRFGDNTVLDHLDFSVEAGKHVTLIGPSGSGKTTILRLLMTLTKPDEGTITVDGQRLFPASDKEVREVRKKIGMVFQQFNLFPNMPVLRNITEAPVTVLGLPKDEAEERARELLDLVGLADKCDAYPAQLSGGQQQRVAIARALAMRPQVLLLDEVTSALDPELVAGVLDVLRDIARSTDITMLCVTHEMNFARDISDQVLMFDSGRIIEAGAPEKIFSEPEQDRTREFLSAVL